Proteins encoded by one window of Vibrio panuliri:
- a CDS encoding c-type cytochrome encodes MKKVIIGLVFSAVMLSSPTMAAGDVAAGKAKAGVCAACHGADGIAMIPGYPNLKGQNEQYLVSSIKAYQTNQRQGGLSAVMKAQADMLSDADIANLAAYYASLK; translated from the coding sequence ATGAAGAAAGTGATTATTGGTTTGGTCTTCTCAGCGGTTATGCTGAGCAGTCCTACGATGGCGGCAGGCGATGTGGCTGCTGGTAAGGCTAAAGCGGGTGTTTGTGCTGCTTGTCATGGTGCGGATGGTATCGCCATGATTCCGGGCTATCCAAACCTGAAGGGACAAAATGAGCAGTATCTCGTTTCCTCAATCAAAGCTTATCAAACCAACCAACGTCAAGGTGGGCTTTCTGCGGTGATGAAAGCACAAGCGGATATGTTAAGCGATGCCGATATCGCCAATTTAGCGGCCTACTATGCTAGTTTGAAGTAG